The following coding sequences are from one Daphnia pulex isolate KAP4 chromosome 11, ASM2113471v1 window:
- the LOC124207525 gene encoding uncharacterized protein LOC124207525 isoform X1, translated as MNIVRSSEDDPCYLEKCYTILLPFGIGGYGEFRKIPISQQALDMLTRKCMFNKVMASTKLHSRTVDCNGQSLNKGEVFGQISAIDIQKAAEFKQHNQDKTMRHCCSPRKTYAATSHKCECISRRILHSAQSDFFANAAFSSCSCKKSFGYVCCFKQSKQTRSLSNVLLKGFLYHDIKLKVHSRLSPGPAGVQ; from the exons atgAATATTGTTCGATCTAGTGAAGACGATCCGTGTTACCTAGAGAAATGCTATACAATTTTGCTACCGTTTGGAATAGGAGGGTATGGTGAGTTTCGTAAAATCCCCATATCCCAACAAGCTTTG GACATGCTTACCCGAAAATGCATGTTCAACAAAGTCATGGCGAGTACAAAACTTCATTCTCGAACTGTTGATTGCAATGGGCAATCTCTGAACAAAGGAGAAGTATTTGGTCAGATATCTGCTATCGATATACAGAAGGCAGCTGAATTCAAACAACACAATCAAGACAAGACAATGCGCCACTGCTGCAGCCCTCGAAAAACGTATGCCGCCACTTCCCACAAGTGTGAGTGTATTAGCCGTAGAATTCTTCACTCAGCTCAAAGCGATTTCTTCGCCAATGCAGCATTCTCAAGCTGCAGCTGCAAGAAGTCGTTTGGATATGTATGCTGCTTTAAACAATCTAAGCAAACCAGGTCTCTGTCTAACGTATTGTTAAAAGGATTCCTGTATCACGATATAAAATTAAAGGTACACTCTCGGCTATCCCCAGGACCGGCGGGTGTTCAGTAA
- the LOC124207525 gene encoding uncharacterized protein LOC124207525 isoform X2, with the protein MNIVRSSEDDPCYLEKCYTILLPFGIGGYGEFRKIPISQQALDMLTRKCMFNKVMASTKLHSRTVDCNGQSLNKGEVFGQISAIDIQKAAEFKQHNQDKTMRHCCSPRKTYAATSHKCLRAIATFTSRLDVNILKKP; encoded by the exons atgAATATTGTTCGATCTAGTGAAGACGATCCGTGTTACCTAGAGAAATGCTATACAATTTTGCTACCGTTTGGAATAGGAGGGTATGGTGAGTTTCGTAAAATCCCCATATCCCAACAAGCTTTG GACATGCTTACCCGAAAATGCATGTTCAACAAAGTCATGGCGAGTACAAAACTTCATTCTCGAACTGTTGATTGCAATGGGCAATCTCTGAACAAAGGAGAAGTATTTGGTCAGATATCTGCTATCGATATACAGAAGGCAGCTGAATTCAAACAACACAATCAAGACAAGACAATGCGCCACTGCTGCAGCCCTCGAAAAACGTATGCCGCCACTTCCCACAAGT GCTTGCGGGCCATCGCAACCTTCACAAGCAGATTGGACGTGAATATCTtgaaaaaaccttga